One window from the genome of Sardina pilchardus chromosome 12, fSarPil1.1, whole genome shotgun sequence encodes:
- the vps18 gene encoding vacuolar protein sorting-associated protein 18 homolog, which translates to MASILDEYEDSQNIRIPAHSHNRLPATNIGITHSGFVNVRLEEEKPIFNKQRIDFSPPEKINHFTVCNNQLCMSLGKDTILRIDLGKPDQPNQVELGRKDDSKVHKLFLDPTGSHLVISLTSSECVYLNRNTQKIRSLSRWRGHLIESVGWNKVLGTEVTTGPILVGTSQGIIFEAEISASEGSLFNTNPDQYFRQVHSLEEDGKPAPVCCLEVERGMESKYFIIATTRKRLFQFVGKVAEGSEQQGFSSIFSQNQELLPSFQEFPVNMGYSEITFYTSKLRTCPKAFAWMMGNGVLYGQLDYVRLDSLLSDVQVWEYTSDIDFNFNKPISIVLTQFHFLLLLPDRVKAICTLNGQVVHEDVFPDKFGTLKKMIKDPAGGLVWIYTEKAVFRYHIQREARDVWQMYMNMNKFDLAKEYCRDRPECMDMVLAKEAEHCFQNKRYLESAKCYALTQNYFEEIALKFIEAKQEEALKEFLIKKLNNLKPSEKTQITLLVTWLTELYLNRLGLLESDDGKNALLQTTRDEFRRFLSSTKHKECFYNNRDTIYDLLASHGNVDDMVYFSVIMQDYERVISHHCQHDDYSAALEVLSKHCDEKLFYKFSPVLMQHIPKKVVDAWIKMGNRLDPKKLIPALVNYSQMGSTQQINETIRYMEFCVYQLEVKEEAIHNYLLSLYAKYKPDSLLWYLEQAGAQASEINYDLKYALRLCAEHGYLQACVLVYKIMELYEEAVDLALQVDVDLAKSCADLPEDDEELRKKLWLKIARHVVQEEKDVKKAMNCLSSCNLLKIEDILPFFPDFVTIDHFKEAICSSLEEYNQHIEELKQEMEEATESAKRIREDILEMRNKYGVVESQEKCATCDFPLLNRPFYLFLCGHMFHYDCLYQEVNTHLYTHEQTKLEELQKKLAGVTMTTKSRHRQKEEDSVSLGINHVSREQIKSDIDDIIASECVYCGDRMIKSIDKPFIDPEKFEEEKSTWL; encoded by the exons ATGGCTTCTATTCTTGATGAATATGAAGACTCTCAGAACATTCGCATCCCGGCTCATTCGCACAACCGCTTGCCAGCAACCAACATTGGGATAACTCATTCGG GATTTGTGAATGTAAGGTTGGAGGAAGAAAAGCCCATATTCAATAAGCAACGGATTGATTTTTCTCCTCCTGAAAAGATAAACCATTTTACAGTATGCAACAATCAGCTTTGCATGAGTTTGGGGAAAGACACTATTTTAAG AATTGATCTTGGGAAACCAGATCAGCCAAACCAAGTAGAGTTGGGCCGTAAAGATGACAGCAAAGTGCACAAACTCTTCCTCGATCcaacag GTTCTCACCTGGTAATCAGTCTTACCTCAAGTGAATGTGTCTATTTgaatagaaacacacagaagattCGAAGCCTCTCAAGGTGGAGGGGTCATCTCATTGAGAGTGTGGGTTGGAACAAAGTGCTTGGAACTGAGGTGACAACAGGGCCCATTCTTGTGGGCACCAGTCAAGGCATCATCTTTGAAGCTGAGATTTCTGCCTCTGAGGGTAGCTTGTTCAACACTAACCCAGATCAGTACTTCAGGCAGGTCCACTCTCTTGAAGAGGATGGGAAACCAGCTCCTGTCTGTTGTCTTGAGGTTGAACGTGGTATGGAGTCGAAGTACTTCATCATTGCCACTACACGGAAGCGTCTATTTCAGTTTGTGGGGAAGGTAGCAGAGGGATCTGAGCAGCAAGGTTTcagttccatattttctcaaaacCAGGAACTTCTTCCCAGTTTTCAGGAGTTTCCTGTCAACATGGGCTAcagtgaaattactttttacacTTCCAAGCTCCGCACTTGCCCTAAAGCCTTTGCTTGGATGATGGGCAATGGTGTGTTATATGGGCAGCTGGACTATGTCAGACTTGACTCACTCCTTAGTGATGTCCAAGTGTGGGAGTACACATCAGATATCGACTTCAATTTCAACAAGCCCATATCCATCGTGCTCACCCAGTTTCACTTCTTGCTCCTCCTTCCAGACAGAGTGAAAGCTATATGTACCTTAAATGGGCAAGTGGTACATGAGGACGTATTTCCGGATAAATTTGGCACCTTGAAAAAGATGATCAAAGACCCGGCAGGAGGGCTGGTGTGGATTTACACAGAGAAGGCGGTCTTTCGTTACCATATACAGAGGGAGGCAAGAGATGTCTGGCAGATGTATATGAACATGAACAAGTTTGATTTGGCCAAAGAATACTGCCGGGATCGTCCAGAGTGCATGGATATGGTCCTTGCCAAAGAGGCAGAGCACTGCTTTCAGAATAAACGTTATCTGGAGAGTGCTAAATGCTATGCCCTAACCCAGAACTACTTTGAAGAGATTGCACTGAAGTTCATCGAAGCAAAGCAAGAAGAAGCCCTGAAAGAGTTCCTCATTAAAAAGCTAAACAATCTGAAGCCAAGTGAGAAGACTCAGATTACTTTGCTTGTTACCTGGCTGACGGAGCTTTACCTCAATCGACTTGGGCTTCTTGAGTCTGATGATGGCAAGAATGCTCTTCTCCAAACCACTCGTGATGAGTTCAGACGCTTTCTGAGCAGCACCAAACACAAAGAATGTTTCTACAACAACCGAGACACTATATATGACCTACTGGCTAGTCATGGGAATGTAGATGACATGGTGTATTTCTCAGTCATCATGCAAGACTATGAGAGAGTTATTTCGCACCACTGTCAACACGATGACTACAGTGCAGCTTTGGAAGTTCTCTCTAAACACTGTGATGAAAAGCTGTTCTACAAATTCTCTCCTGTCTTAATGCAGCACATACCCAAGAAAGTGGTTGATGCCTGGATCAAAATGGGAAACAGGCTTGATCCCAAGAAGCTCATTCCAGCTCTGGTGAACTACAGTCAGATGGGAAGCACTCAGCAGATAAATGAAACCATTCGGTACATGGAATTCTGTGTATATCAGCTCGAAGTGAAGGAAGAAGCCATCCACAATTATTTACTGTCCTTATATGCAAAATATAAGCCTGACTCACTTTTATGGTACCTAGAGCAGGCTGGTGCACAAGCTTCAGAAATCAACTATGACCTGAAATATGCTCTACGGTTGTGTGCTGAACATGGATATCTACAGGCATGTGTCCTTGTCTACAAGATTATGGAGCTGTATGAAGAAGCTGTGGATTTAGCATTGCAG GTGGATGTAGACCTAGCCAAGTCCTGTGCAGACCTTCCAGAGGATGATGAGGAATTGAGAAAGAAGCTGTGGCTGAAAATCGCTCGGCATGTAGTGCAAGAAGAGAAGGATGTGAAGAAGGCAATGAACTGTCTATCGAGCTGTAACCTCTTAAAGATTGAGGACATTTTACCGTTCTTTCCAGATTTTGTCACTATTGACCACTTTAAAGAGGCAATATGTAGTTCCTTGGAGGAGTATAATCAGCACATTGAAGAGCTGAaacaggagatggaggaggctaCAGAGAGTGCTAAACGAATCCGAGAAGATATTCTGGAAATGAGGAACAAGTATGGTGTGGTTGAGTCCCAAGAGAAATGTGCCACTTGTGACTTTCCTCTTCTCAACCGCCCGTTCTACCTTTTTCTATGTGGCCATATGTTTCACTATGACTGCCTCTATCAGGAGGTAAACACGCACCTCTACACACATGAGCAAACCAAGTTAGAGGAGCTACAGAAGAAGCTTGCAGGTGTTACCATGACAACCAAGTCTCGTCATCGGCAAAAGGAGGAGGATTCAGTCAGTTTGGGAATTAACCATGTTAGCCGTGAACAAATCAAGTCTGATATCGATGATATCAttgcatctgagtgtgtgtactgtggtgACCGAATGATCAAGTCTATTGATAAGCCTTTTATTGATCCTGAGAAGTTTGAGGAGGAGAAGTCAACCTGGTTATGA
- the pigh gene encoding phosphatidylinositol N-acetylglucosaminyltransferase subunit H: MDVNQFTDINGKAITLDSQTHTDFCREFTISNPKLSLRSILMYTCSVWLFAYAVFFITDNTIVLSSAIIVTLVSMMICIHFVKVDHETLLIIRSLGVQVSSSFASGRECTSFIEMSKIKDIVINEAVHMHRVIYYLCILVKDPSDPEMVSSVVPLFQSSKPRLNCLVQVYKACQEVLLQNS, encoded by the exons ATGGATGTCAACCAGTTTACCGACATAAATGGAAAAGCAATTACGCTTGATTCCCAGACACATACGGACTTCTGCCGAGAATTCACTATCAGCAACCCGAAGTTGTCCCTGCGCAGTATTTTGATGTATACCTGCAGTGTATGGTTATTTGCGTATGCTGTATTCTTCATAACCGAC AACACCATTGTCCTCTCGAGTGCCATCATTGTGACCCTGGTCAGCATGATGATCTGCATTCACTTTGTGAAGGTGGACCATGAAACATTACTGATCATTAGATCCCTGGGTGTGCAGGTGTCATCATCCTTTGCCTCAGGGAGAGAATGTACATCTTTCATCGAAATGAGCAAAATAAAAGATATTGTTATCAATGAGGCTGTGCATATG CACAGGGTCATATACTACCTCTGCATTCTTGTGAAGGACCCTTCAGATCCTGAAATGGTATCCAGTGTAGTTCCTCTTTTTCAG AGTTCCAAACCACGGTTGAATTGCTTAGTTCAAGTATATAAAGCCTGTCAGGAGGTCCTGTTACAAAACTCATGA